Proteins from a genomic interval of Pseudonocardia sp. C8:
- a CDS encoding transcriptional regulator gives MVDKLDHLARTVHPEGRGPYTLDETVAGIRALGGSVSRANLNALRLGRGTNPSKSTLEAIARFYRVSPAYLLDDSPYDEITAEEHELLLIVRQGQLHGLVRAIGRLQPETRQALERVVADLHAMHTTEHPDHET, from the coding sequence TTGGTCGACAAGCTCGACCACCTCGCTCGCACGGTCCACCCCGAGGGTCGCGGTCCCTACACACTTGACGAAACCGTGGCCGGCATCCGCGCGCTCGGCGGCTCGGTCTCGCGAGCCAACCTCAACGCGCTGCGCCTCGGGCGCGGGACGAACCCGTCCAAATCCACGCTGGAGGCCATCGCTCGCTTCTACCGAGTCTCGCCGGCCTATCTCCTCGACGACAGCCCGTACGACGAGATCACGGCAGAGGAGCACGAGCTGTTGTTGATCGTGCGCCAGGGCCAGCTCCACGGGCTGGTCCGTGCCATCGGCCGTCTGCAGCCCGAAACCCGGCAAGCGCTGGAGCGCGTTGTCGCTGACCTGCACGCCATGCACACCACCGAACATCCCGATCACGAGACCTGA
- a CDS encoding MinD/ParA family protein: MSPAEQRLIEQQRKIRTPMDGPHSVVVSSLKGGVGKTTTAALLGLNLAEGRGERVVAVDSNPDAGTLGDRLVGEQEAAQLTVRKLLQNLDQVRSFSDLSRYVHLVDRLQVVTSEQEPEESEAFSQKDYEAVLEVLSRFAQVLVTDSGTGITHSAMQGGLARCDSLVIVGSLTQDAASRAAKTLNWLSRRRWADLAENAVVVLSQDRNSSFIDEQPILDHFRSRCRAVLTLPADPHLHAGGQIDLDALRPATRDAAMEIAATVAEGFYGCPTSLGRPAGDRRSDVAW; this comes from the coding sequence TTGTCCCCGGCCGAGCAACGGCTCATCGAGCAGCAGCGCAAGATCCGCACCCCGATGGACGGGCCGCACTCCGTGGTGGTCAGCTCCCTGAAGGGCGGCGTGGGCAAGACGACGACGGCGGCGCTGCTCGGGCTGAACCTCGCCGAGGGACGCGGCGAGCGGGTCGTGGCCGTGGACTCCAACCCCGACGCCGGGACCCTCGGCGACCGCCTGGTCGGCGAGCAGGAAGCCGCGCAGCTGACCGTGCGCAAGCTGCTGCAGAACCTCGACCAGGTCCGCTCGTTCTCGGATCTGTCCCGCTACGTGCATCTGGTCGACCGGTTGCAGGTGGTGACCTCCGAGCAGGAGCCCGAGGAGTCCGAGGCGTTCTCGCAGAAGGACTACGAAGCAGTCCTGGAGGTCCTTAGCCGGTTCGCGCAGGTCCTGGTGACCGACTCTGGTACCGGGATCACGCACTCGGCGATGCAGGGCGGTCTGGCCCGCTGCGACTCGCTGGTCATCGTCGGTTCGTTGACCCAGGACGCGGCCTCCCGTGCCGCGAAGACGCTGAACTGGCTGTCCCGCCGCCGCTGGGCGGATCTCGCGGAGAACGCCGTAGTGGTGCTGTCCCAGGATCGCAACAGCTCGTTCATCGACGAGCAGCCGATCCTGGACCACTTCCGGTCCCGCTGCCGCGCGGTGCTGACCCTGCCCGCGGACCCACACCTGCACGCCGGTGGGCAGATCGACCTCGACGCCTTGCGGCCAGCGACCCGGGACGCGGCGATGGAGATCGCCGCGACCGTGGCCGAGGGCTTCTACGGCTGCCCGACCTCGCTCGGCCGTCCGGCGGGGGATCGTCGCTCCGACGTGGCCTGGTGA
- a CDS encoding glycoside hydrolase family 16 protein — protein MSTALLARLGWVLTLSSTLAAFGVAPTAPPDNVDCGFRITAVHVLAEMTGDTSPRAERIRRALIDAGANEPGFVPESCYDTGSGGGGSPGSAGGGGQGTGAGGDQSDSGSGSDQPGNGGGGSGGDQDGSGPASPAGSDSGTNSSQQGQTAAEAFGWGEPAKVDDFENGLEGWNLYDGPGHGGNGTRSPDAASVSDGILTINGTGDGTTAGMAWADSSQQYGRWEVRMKAPTGSPSYNALALLWPTAENFPVGGEVDFAEIMDPDRKKVELFLHYGADNSQVHGEVEVDATEWHNYAVEWTPEAMTAFVDGREWWKSEDTSIFPPGPMHLTLQLDWFPKGDSETGQVHYDWVRMWPLGEGEGASTGSAGSAGSTDADSSTTITDEVNNWGGRMHGIR, from the coding sequence ATGAGCACCGCCCTGCTGGCGCGGCTCGGGTGGGTGCTGACGCTGTCGTCGACGCTTGCTGCGTTCGGTGTGGCTCCGACCGCGCCGCCGGACAACGTCGACTGCGGGTTCCGGATCACCGCGGTGCACGTGCTGGCCGAGATGACCGGCGACACCTCCCCGCGGGCCGAGCGGATCCGACGAGCGCTGATCGACGCGGGCGCGAACGAGCCGGGGTTCGTCCCGGAGTCGTGCTACGACACGGGGTCGGGCGGCGGCGGATCGCCCGGGAGCGCCGGCGGCGGCGGCCAGGGCACTGGGGCCGGTGGCGACCAGAGCGATTCCGGGTCTGGCTCCGATCAGCCGGGGAACGGCGGTGGCGGTTCTGGTGGCGACCAGGACGGATCTGGCCCTGCTTCCCCGGCAGGTTCGGATTCTGGAACCAACTCGAGTCAGCAGGGCCAGACGGCGGCGGAGGCGTTCGGTTGGGGAGAACCGGCGAAGGTCGATGACTTCGAGAACGGCCTGGAGGGGTGGAACCTCTACGACGGACCCGGCCACGGCGGTAACGGCACCCGCTCCCCCGATGCCGCGTCGGTGTCCGACGGGATCCTCACGATCAACGGCACCGGTGACGGCACCACGGCTGGGATGGCCTGGGCGGACAGTTCCCAGCAGTACGGCCGGTGGGAAGTTCGCATGAAGGCACCGACGGGTTCCCCGTCCTACAACGCGTTGGCGTTGCTGTGGCCCACAGCGGAGAACTTCCCGGTCGGCGGCGAGGTCGATTTCGCCGAGATCATGGACCCGGACCGCAAGAAGGTCGAGCTGTTTCTTCACTATGGAGCCGACAACTCCCAGGTCCACGGTGAGGTCGAGGTCGATGCCACCGAGTGGCACAACTACGCCGTCGAGTGGACCCCCGAGGCCATGACGGCCTTCGTGGATGGCAGGGAATGGTGGAAGTCCGAGGACACGAGCATCTTCCCGCCGGGTCCGATGCATCTGACGCTCCAGCTGGACTGGTTCCCCAAGGGCGACAGCGAAACCGGTCAGGTGCATTACGACTGGGTTCGGATGTGGCCACTCGGCGAGGGAGAGGGCGCCTCGACCGGTTCTGCCGGGAGCGCTGGTTCCACTGATGCCGATTCCAGCACGACGATCACCGATGAGGTCAACAACTGGGGTGGGCGCATGCACGGAATCCGCTGA
- a CDS encoding transglycosylase family protein: protein MEKARAAIELIGELMQALGASQDGVAASVRESVLQGVDRGQLEKLGVDPALLDKLGEAGGTAPPGPGSDAESGSSGSAESGSSVSDSSDTASSGTPTSGSRDAGSGSSGAGAGSESAGSGAGAGSGARDDGASSAGGAAPSGSGEGWEAGVKTLAEKAKAAADADPVAEDLAKTLEEADAGGTGDAPSADSSAGGAGAQPSEDSSSSGGQETGTGDGTRVGGDSGSGGEASGGGISREPSPNGGSGGQPGGDRDRTEGADRPADGEQPSGDRSGGDLGRGAGDQEQGADEQPVEPAGSGGGGEQPRDPEGQAAPAAAAPPAGGTDTATWDKLAECESGGDWTTNTGNGYSGGLQFSSSTWRAYGGTGDPHAASKDEQIAVAEKVQAEQGWQAWPACSKKLGLQ from the coding sequence ATGGAGAAGGCCCGAGCGGCGATCGAGCTGATCGGCGAGCTCATGCAGGCCCTCGGCGCGAGTCAGGACGGTGTGGCGGCTTCGGTCCGGGAGTCGGTGCTGCAAGGCGTGGATCGCGGCCAGCTCGAGAAGCTTGGCGTCGACCCGGCGCTGCTGGACAAGCTGGGTGAGGCCGGTGGTACCGCCCCACCCGGACCGGGTTCTGACGCGGAGTCGGGCTCGTCGGGCAGCGCCGAGTCCGGTTCGTCGGTGTCCGACAGCTCGGACACAGCCAGCTCGGGCACCCCCACTTCGGGGTCTCGGGACGCGGGTTCTGGCAGCTCGGGTGCCGGTGCGGGGTCTGAGTCCGCAGGCTCGGGTGCTGGCGCTGGTTCCGGCGCCCGCGATGACGGGGCGAGTTCCGCGGGTGGGGCCGCGCCGAGTGGGTCGGGCGAAGGCTGGGAGGCCGGGGTCAAGACCCTGGCGGAGAAGGCCAAGGCGGCCGCTGATGCCGACCCGGTCGCCGAGGACCTGGCCAAGACCCTCGAGGAGGCCGACGCCGGCGGGACGGGCGACGCACCATCGGCGGACTCGTCGGCGGGTGGCGCGGGAGCCCAGCCGTCCGAGGACAGCAGTAGCTCCGGGGGCCAGGAGACAGGCACGGGCGATGGCACCCGCGTCGGCGGGGACAGCGGTAGCGGGGGCGAGGCCTCCGGCGGTGGGATCTCGCGCGAACCCAGCCCGAACGGCGGATCCGGCGGGCAGCCCGGCGGCGACCGCGACCGCACCGAAGGTGCGGATCGGCCTGCCGACGGTGAGCAGCCCAGCGGGGACCGCTCCGGTGGAGACCTTGGCCGGGGCGCCGGGGATCAAGAGCAGGGCGCCGACGAGCAGCCGGTGGAGCCGGCTGGATCGGGTGGCGGTGGTGAGCAGCCGCGTGATCCGGAGGGGCAGGCGGCCCCGGCCGCGGCCGCGCCGCCGGCCGGGGGGACGGACACCGCGACCTGGGACAAGCTGGCCGAGTGCGAGTCCGGCGGTGACTGGACAACCAACACGGGCAATGGCTACTCCGGTGGCCTGCAGTTCAGTTCGTCGACCTGGCGCGCCTACGGCGGCACCGGTGATCCGCATGCGGCCAGCAAGGACGAGCAGATCGCGGTCGCGGAGAAGGTCCAGGCTGAGCAGGGCTGGCAAGCCTGGCCGGCCTGTTCCAAGAAGCTCGGCCTGCAGTGA
- a CDS encoding serine protease: MTIGKLSRASVAAAMVATAMTGVLLTSDAPQGARVVGLGSAVVRAAVDPRPPGQGGPPVRGQAGPIVGGLSASSVGVLVVDGGRHQCSAAVVASRSRRLLATAAHCVWLDGAWRVDGAVFIPGWASGEEPHGRWMVDTAYLPPAWTQTNSPIEDVAADTDFAFVSLLPREGRLPEQVLGAQGIRWSTPETVEVAALGYPALGSYDGQSLRGCTGAATVEPFAAGKHGRPAEVLALNCDMTEGASGGPWVTGPDAANGRGQVVGVVSGGDDTSLVSPRFGPAAQAIYDAADSASLIHSPT; the protein is encoded by the coding sequence ATGACGATCGGCAAGCTGAGCAGGGCGTCGGTCGCGGCCGCGATGGTGGCGACGGCGATGACGGGCGTGCTGCTGACCTCCGATGCCCCTCAGGGGGCTCGGGTGGTGGGGCTCGGGTCGGCCGTCGTGCGGGCGGCGGTCGACCCGAGGCCACCGGGCCAGGGGGGACCACCGGTACGCGGGCAGGCCGGCCCGATCGTGGGTGGGCTGTCCGCGTCGTCGGTCGGCGTGCTGGTCGTCGACGGCGGCCGCCACCAATGCTCGGCGGCCGTGGTCGCGTCCCGGTCGCGGCGCCTACTCGCGACGGCGGCGCACTGCGTATGGCTCGACGGGGCATGGCGGGTCGACGGCGCGGTCTTCATCCCGGGCTGGGCCTCGGGGGAAGAACCCCACGGGCGGTGGATGGTTGACACCGCCTATCTGCCTCCGGCCTGGACGCAGACCAATTCACCGATCGAGGACGTGGCCGCGGACACCGACTTCGCGTTCGTGTCCCTGCTGCCCCGCGAGGGGCGGCTGCCCGAGCAGGTCCTGGGTGCGCAGGGGATCCGCTGGTCGACCCCCGAGACGGTCGAGGTGGCCGCCCTCGGCTACCCCGCGCTGGGCTCGTATGACGGGCAAAGCCTGCGCGGCTGCACAGGCGCGGCCACCGTCGAGCCGTTCGCCGCGGGAAAGCACGGCCGTCCCGCCGAGGTGCTGGCGCTGAACTGCGACATGACCGAGGGCGCCTCCGGCGGGCCGTGGGTGACCGGCCCGGACGCCGCGAACGGCCGGGGTCAGGTCGTCGGGGTGGTCTCCGGTGGGGACGACACCTCGCTGGTCTCGCCCCGGTTCGGGCCGGCAGCCCAGGCCATCTACGACGCCGCCGACTCCGCCTCACTGATCCACAGCCCGACATGA